CCTCCTGGAGGGAAGCCAGGGGGTCTTCCGCCTCCGGGTGAGGAACCCCGCGGACCACCGGGTGGAGGTGGAGCTCAAGGACATCCCGGGCCAGGGCCTCGGCATGGCCCCCTGGAGCGAGCGGGTGGCCCTGGAGGCGGGGGAGGAGAGGACCTTCGCCCTTCCCTTCCGGGCCGAGGCCGTGGGCGAGCTGGAAAACGGGCTTTCCGCCTTCCTCGGGGAGACCCCCGCCGCCTTCCCCGTCAAGGCCAAGGTGGCCGTCCTTCCCCTCTTCGCCCCCGAGCGGGTCTCGGTGGTGCGCCTGCCCTTCCGGGTGGAGGGGGAAGGGGACGCCCTCCTCCTGGGCTTCAGGCCCCCGGAAGGGGCGGAGTACAGCCCAGGCTCCGCCCGGCTGGACGGGAGGCCCGTGGAGGAGCCGAGGGTCCTCCCGGACGGCACCCTGGTCTGGCGCCTCCCCTTCGCCCGGGAAGGCCTCCTGACCCTCACCCTCCTCCACACCCGGGCCCTGCCGCCCCTCCCCGAGCCCGCCCTCACCCTCCTCCGCCTGGACCGGGAGCTTCCTCTAAAAGGGGAACTCCGCCTAAGGGACTACGAGCGGGCCAAGCCCCTCTCCGCCAAGCGCAAGGGGCTCATCCAGGAGCCCATGGACGGGGCCATCGTGCAGCAGGAGGCCGTGGCCTTGAAGATTGAGGCTCCCCTCGGGCCCATCGCCGTGCGGGTGAACGGCGTTGAGGTGGAAAGCCGCCTCCTCGGGGAGGCCCAGTACGACGAGGGGCGCAAGGTGCAGCGCCTGGCCTACTACGGGGTGCCCCTCCTCCCCGGCAGGAACGTCATTGAGGTGGAAGGCCCGGGCTTCTACGACAAGGTGGAGGTCTTCCGGCCCGGGGCCCCCAAGGACCTCGTCCTCGAGCCCGTGCGCCTCAGGGCGGACGGGCGCACCCCCCTGGAGTTCCGCCTGAAGGCGGTGGACGGGATGGGCCTCCCCACGGGCTTCGGCTTCGCCACCCTCGAGGCCACCCCCGAGCCCGTGGCCCCGGACGCGAGCCCCCTGGAGCCCGGCTACCAGGTGCTCCTGCGGGACGGGGTGGGGACGGTGATGCTTAGGCCCCTCCTCACCCCCCAGGAGGTGCGCCTCCGGGCCCGCTTCAACGAGCTGGAGAGGTCCTTCCGCCTCTTCGCCGGGGGCTCCCAGGAGGCCCTTTGGCTCGCCCAGGGGAGCGTGGGCGTGGCCTACGACCCCGAGGAGGGAAGGCCCCGCTTCTTCGGCCTCGCCCGGGGCTACGTGGAAACCCCCCTGGAAGGGGGCTTCCTCCAGGGGGCCCTGGACACCACGGGAGGGCTTTCCAAGGCCCCCGAGGCGGGCTTCTTCCCCGTCACCGGCTCGGGGGAGGAGGCCCGGCGCCCCCTGGCCTCGGACGACCCCGTGGCCCTGCGCTACACCACCCCGGAGTACACCCTCGCCTACGAGCGGGGCCCCCTGGCCCCGGGCCTTGGGGAGGCCACCGCCCTCCGCCTCGCCACCCGGGGCGACGCCAGGGTGGAGGCCTTCCTGGCCCTCCTCCCCAAAGGCCAGGTGCGGGAGGAGATCGTCCCCGACGGCACCGCCTTCTACCGGCTCTCCGGAAGCCCCGCCCCGGGCTCCCTCCGCCTCTTCCTGGTGGAGGGGGGAAGGACCAGGGCCCTGGAGGCCGGGGTGGACTACACCTACGACTTCCTGAGCGGGGAGATCGTCTTGGCAAGGCCCCTCGCCCCCTTCACCCCCGGGTTCGCCCCGGTGCGCCTCGTGGCGGAGTACGCTCCCCTCTCCGCCCCCCGGGAGGAGCTCGCCCTGGGGGCCCAGGCGGCCTACCAGTCGGGCCCCTGGCGCTTCGGGCTTGGGGGGTACCTGCGCCTGGACCTCCAGGGCTTCGCCTCCCAGGGCTACGCCCTGGGGGCCTCCTTGGCCTACGGGGAAGGGGGAAGCGGGGTGGGCCTCGAGGCCACCTTCGCGGGGAAGTGGCGCTTCGGCCTCTCCGCCGCCCTGAGGGAGGGGCCCCTGGAGGCCCGGGGCAACCTGGCCTACGAGGAGGGCGGGGAGGTGCAGGGGGCCTTCCGGGCGGCCTACGACCTGGGCTTCGGGGCGGTGGCCCTGGAGCACACCACCCCCGCCCGCACCGGGCTCGTCTACGAGGCGAAGCTCGCCCAGGGCCTCCGCTTCGGCCTGGGGGCGGGCTACGCCTGGCGGGAGGGAAGCCTTTACCTCCTGGGCCGGGCCGCCTACCAGGAGGGCCGGGCCCGCTTCGGCCTCTCCCACGCTTCCCTCCTCTCCGGCGGGCAGGAGACCCGCCTGGACCTCCTCTGGCCCTTAGGGGAAGCCCTGGAGGCGGAGGGAAGCCTGGCCTACCTCTGGGGGGAGGGCCTGCAGGGGGCCTTTGGCCTGCGCCAGCGCCTGGGGAGCGCCAACCTGGCCCTCTCCTACCAGCTCCCCACGGCGAGCGGGGAGGGGAACCGCGCCCGCTTCGGCCTGGAGGCCCCCCTTCCCCTCACGGAAAACCTCTCGGCGAACCTGGGCCTTTACGCCCTCTACGCCTTCTCCGGGGGGCAGGGGGAGCTTGGGGGAAGCCTCGGCCTCCGCTACGCCCGGGAGGGCCTGGTGGCCACCTTCGGGGTGGAAGGGGCCCTCGGCCCCAAGCTCACCCTCCGGGGCGGGGCGGCGGGGAGCCTGGACCCCGAGAACACCCTGGGCCTGGACTTCGCCCTCTCCCTCCTCCCCGAGGTGAAGGGGCGCTTCAGCCTGGCCTACGCCCTCCGCTCCCCGGTCCTCTCCCTCCTCACCTACCACCGCTACGCCACGGAGACGGGCCTTCTGGAGGGGCAGCTTTCCGCCGCCTACGCCCCTTCCCTCGCCTTCTCCGTGCGCCCGGCCTTCGGCTACCGCTACCCCTTCCCTGACCCAGAGGGGGCCACCTACGCCCTCGGGCTTTACGCCACCCTCTTCCCCACGGAGCTTCTGGGCCTTGGGGGCGGGGCCGCCTACACCTTCCAGCCCGCCACCGGGGCGGGGAGCCTAAGCTTCTCCGTGGAGGGCACCCTGCGCTTTAGCCCCCTCTGGCTCTCCTTGGGCTACCAGTTCGGGCCGAGCCTCTTCGCCCCCGAGGGGGTCTACCTGAGGCTGGACGTCTTCGGAGGGAGCCGATGAAGTTCTGGATGAGAGCCATCTTGGTCCTCCTGGTCCTCCTCCCGGGCCTCGCCCAGGCTCAGGTGGTCACGCCCTTCGCGAAGCGCTTTGAGGCCAACGAGCGGGGCGAGATCCGCATGGTGGGCAACACCCTGATGTGCGCCCAGGGCTCAGGAACGTACGGTTGCAACACCACGACGATGAACAATCCAAACGCGAACAACAACACCAATATGGTCTTCCTGAACGCCGACCCCGCCAACCCCACCTGGCCCACGGGAAGAGGGGGCTCCAGCGCCGCCCAGCTCAGCCTTCCTCCCGGCGCCCAGGTCCTGTGGGCGGGCCTCTACTGGGGGGCTAGGGCTGGCCAGAGCGCTTCCGGGCGGAACACCATCTACCTCAAGCCCCCGGGGGCCACGGCCTACCAGGCCATCACGGGCTCCCTTCTCGGTACCATAACCACTCAGGGGACCTCCACCTCCCGCCCCTACGTGGCCTTCGCCGACGTCACGGGCCTGGTGGCTTCTGCAGGGAGCGGTACCTACTGGGTGGGCGGCATCCTGGCGCAGACAGGCAACGATGGCCTTGGCTACTACGCGGGCTGGAGCCTGGTGGTGGTCTACCGCGACCCCAGCGCCACCTTCAAGAATCTGGTGGTCTACGACGGCCTGGCGAGTGTTAGTAGCGGTAACAACGTGCTCATCACCCTCTCGGGCTTCCTCACCCCCTTGGTGGGCCCCGTGAACGCCCGGGTGGGGGCTGTGGCCTACGAGGGAGACGGGGGCATCACCGGGGACCAGCTCCTCCTCAACGGCTCCGCCTTGAGCGACGCGCAGAACCCGGTGAACAACTTTTTCAATAGTTCCATCTCTGACCTGGGAAGCCGTTTCACCAACAAGACTCCGGACTTCGTGAACCAGATGGCTGTGGACGTGGACCTGGTGGACGCCACCGGGAGGATCCCCAACGGGGCCACCTCCGCCACGGTCCAGTTTACGTCTTCACAAGACGTGTACTTCCCCGCGGTCATGGCCTTCGCCGTGGACCTTTACCTCCCCGACCTCGTCACCACCTTCACCAAGACCGTCTCCGACCTCAACGGCGGGGACCTACGGGTGGGGGACCTCCTGGAGTACGCCGTGAGCTTCACCAACACCGGCCTGGACGGGGCCACCAACGTGGTGGTGGTGGACCCCATCCCGGCGGGCACCCAGTACGTCCCGGGAAGCCTCCGGGTGGTGCAAAACGCCCTGGGGGCGCCCACCGGCACCTTCACGGACGCCCCCGGTGACGACATCGCCGAGTACAGCCCAAGCTGCCCCGAGGCCGGGGGAGGGCCTTGCGTGCGCTTCCGGCTTGGCACCGGGGCGAACGCCAGCCAAGGGGGCCTCATCCCCCCCGGGCAAGGGGCGGAGGTGCGCTTCCGGGTGCAGGTCCTCCCCGAGGCCGCGGGCAGCACCCTTGTCAACACCGCCAGGGTGAACTACAACGCCCAGACCCTGGGGACCAGCTACAGCAAGGAGGCCACCGTGAGCGCTTCGGTCACGGTGGTGGGCTTCACCCTGGCGGGCCAGGTCTACCACGACCTCGAGCCCAACGGCCTCAAGTCCCCCGGGGAGAGCTGGAGCGACGGGGCCACGGTCTGGGTGAAGCTCCTCCAAGGGGGAAGCGTGGTGGCCCAGGTCCAGGTGGACCCGGGAAGCGGCGTCTTCAGCTTCACGGGCGTGGCCCCGGGGAGCTACACCCTCTTCCTGGACGACAACAATAACCTCTCGGACACCACCCCCACCCCCCCTTCGGGCTGGCTCTTCGTCAACCCCCCCTCGGGTAGCCTCAGCCTGAACGTCTCCCAGAACCTCTCGGGCCTGGACTTCGGCCTCTTCCACGGGGCGAGGCTCGTGGGCACCGTCTTCTACGACGACGGGGAAGGGGGCGGGGCCGCCAACGACGCCTGGCAGACGGGCGGGGAAAGGGGCGTCCCCGGCGTGGCGGTCACCGCCCAGGGAAGCGCCGCCCGCTCGGCCACCACCGACGGCCAGGGCCGTTACGTCCTCTACGTCCCCTGGAACTTCGGCTCCTTCACCCTCTCCCACCCCTTGCGCCCGGCCACGGGCTGGAACGACGGGAGCACGGCCCATAAGGTCCCCAGCTGGGCCGGGGCGCAAAACCCCGCCTTCCCCACCCTGGACGCCGCGGCCATCGCCGGAACCGAGGTGGCCCGCAACTTCGGCGTGGTGCGGGAAAGCCGCTTTTATCCGCCGCAAACAGGCCAGACGGCAAGCCCCGGGGTGGTGGTCTACCCCCACCTCTACCGCCCGGGCACCCTGGGAAGCCTCACCCTCTCCCTAGCTAACGCCCCCTCCTGGCCGGTCCAGGTTCGGGTGGACGGGAACTGCGACGGAGACTTTGACGACCCCGGGGAGGGCTTCGCTTCCCTGCCCCAGACCCTCCCCGTGGGCCCCTCCTGGCCCCGGGAAGCCGACGGGAGCCTGAAGGCCTGCGCCCTGGAAGCCCGGGTCCTGGTGCCCCCGGGGGTGCCTGCGGGGGCCGTGGACGTGGCCCTCCTCCAAGGGGCCCTCGCCTGGGCCAACAACCCCGGGGTGGTGGACCTGCGGAGCCTTGCCGACACCACCACGGTCTCAGGGGGCGAGGTCCGCCTGGAGAAAAAGGTGCGGAACGTCACCCAGGGCACGGGCTTCGGCACCGTGGGGGAGGGGAGGCCGGGGGAGGTGCTGGAGTACTGCGTGGCCTACCGCAACCTGGGCACGGCCCCCGTGAGCCAGTTCCTCCTCACCGACCCCATTCCCTTCTTCACGGACCCCCTCCCCTCCGTGCCCGACTACGGGGGGAAGGCCATCCGCTGGAGCCACGGAAGCGCCACCCTCTACCTCACCGCCTCCCCAGCGGACGACGCCGGGGAGATCTCGGGCGGGGTGGTGCGGGTGGAGGTGGGCAACGTGGGCCCGGGGGAGGCGGGGGAGGTGTGCTACCGGGCCCAGATCCGCTGACCGACGGGTGGCCTGGGAGCGCTGGGGAACAGGATCAGGAGGATTTCTTATCAGAGGCTGTCGTAAAAGAGTGGTATCCTTGAGGGGTGAGCTCTAGACGATCTTACCCCAGCGACCTCAGCGATGCGGAGTGGGCCCTCCTGGAGCCCCTCATCCCCGCCCCCAAGCCCGGCGGCCGCCCCGCCAAGGTGCCGAGGAGGGAGATTGTTAACGCCATCCTTTACGTCCTGGAAAACGGCATCAAGTGGCGGGCCATGCCCCATGATCTGCCCCACTGGTCCACCGTCTACCACTACTTCCGCAAGTGGCAGAAGGAAGGCATTTGGGAGAAGGCCGTCCAGGCCCTGGCCCGCCAGGACCGGGAGCGAGAAGGGAGGCAAGCTTCGCCCAGCGCTCTGGTGATGGATAGCCAGTCCGTGAAGACCACGGAAAAAGGGGGCCCCGAGGGAACGACGGGGCCAAAAAGGTCAAGGGGAGAAAGCGCCAGATCCTGACGGACACGGGGGGCCGCTTGCTGAAGGCCTTCGTGCACCCGGCCAACGAGCACGACAAGCGGGGTGGGGAGGCCTTGCTCCTGGGGATGGACCTCTCCCTTTGGCCAAGGGTGCGGAAGCTGTTTGTGGACTGGGGGTACCGGGGCCTCAAGGGGCTCGCTTCTTCCCTGGGGCTGGAGCTTGAGGTGGTGGCCCGTCCCTACGCGGGGGTGCGAGGGGTCTGGGTGCGGGAGGGGGAGAAGGCGCCGGAGCTTCCGCGGGAGAGGGGGTTCAAGCCCTTGCCCAAGCGGTGGGTGGTGGAGCGGACCTTTGCCTGGCTGGGGCGGAATCGGCGGCTCGCCAAGGACTATGAAGCCAACCCTGGGGTGAGCGAGGCCTGGGTGTATCTGGGCATGCTACGCTTGTTGGTGAAGCGGCTGGCTAGGGCCGCATGAGGTTTGATGGCGGGCTTTTACGACAGCCTCTGAGTCCCCGCTTGGCGTGGTAGACGGCCAGGAAGCGATGCTTCTCTATCGGGTCCTTGGCCTTCTTGACCCTCCGCCACAGCTCGTTCAGGGTCAGGTGGTCGGCCACGGTCATGGACGAAGAATACAACAAGAAAAGGATATCACTTCCCTTGCTCCGGTAGGCCAGCCCCGTGGTGTCCAGGAGGTAGAGGGGGGGAAAGCGCCCCGGGAGGGGCTTCTGGGGAAGAGGCCTGGGGGCCTCCCGGCCCCTGCCCCTCCTCGCTTCCACCCTCTGGAGGGCCATCCCCTTCAGGGGAAGACAAGGAGGCCAGGTGGGCCTCCAGTTCCCGGGCAAGCCTCTCCAGGAGGGCCTCAAGGAGCTTGGGGTCCAGGTGGTGCACGGCGTAGCGGGCCAGGGACTGGTGGGAAGGGAAGGGGCCTTCCATGAGGTCCTGGAGGAGGGCTTCCGTCTTGCGGTAGGTGAGGTGGAAGAAGGCGCGGAAGAGAAGGAGGGCCAGGTAAAGGGCGTGGTCGTAGCGCCAGGGGCGGCCCCGCTTGCCTTTGGGGGTGGGAGGGCCGCCTCCCGGGCCAGGCGCAGGCAGTGTTCCAGGACCTCCTTGGGGCTTGCCTCCCGGCGAACGAAGCCTCGCTTGCCCATCGGGGCGGGAGTATACACCCGTCGTCCCGACCTTTGCAAGGCAAGCCCCCCGGGGCTTGACGGGGCCGGGGACCAGGCTTTCCTAAGGAAGTGAGGGATGAAGCGGTCCTGGCCTCTTTTCTTTTCCGGGTGGTTCCTCACCCCAGGGGGGTACCAGCCGGAGGCGAGGAGGGTAGGGTCGGTCCAGCTGGCGGTGCCCACCCGGATTTCCGCCACGCCCTCATGGTAAGGGAAAAGCCTTCCGCTTGGTGGAGTCTAGACCGCCCTTTCGGCTTCCAGAGCTTTCCTCGCCTGCTGGGCCAGGCGCAGGAGTTCGTGAGCCAGGGCTTCCAGGGCCCCTGGGCGGAGGCGGTAGTAGGTCCACCGGCCCACCCGCACCCCCTCCACCAGGCCCGCCTCCCGAAGGATCCGCAGGTGGTGGCTTACCGTGGGGGCGGAGAGGCCTGTTTTCTCCTGCAGGTGGCAGAAGCAGACCCCGTAGGCCGTGCCGCAGCGGGGATCGCGGGCGGTGTGCTCGTCGGGGAGTTCCGCCAGAAGGCGGACCATGGCCACCCTGGCGGGATGGGCCAGGGCCTCGAGGCGGCCTTGAGTCACGTCTTTCCCGCGCATGGCCCCATTATGCCATGCGGACCTCTTGAGAACCACCCCAGGTAGACTTCAAAATCTCCTTATGGCTCCTTCTCCTACCCGCACCGCATCCCGCTAGGGAAGAGGGTTTTTCTTTGTATACCCTGGTGAGGTATATTTGGAGACGTTTTGTTTCTGTTGACAAACGCCGATCTGCTATGATAACGTTCAAACCGTCAAAGGAGGGACAAAGGTATGGCGCAAACCCTGAGCCGGAGGCGTTTTGTTCAGCTCACCGCCGCGGCCACGGCCCTTTTCGCCGCAGGCGGCAAGGCCCAGCTCTGGTACGCCCCGAGCCTCACCTACCCCGCGGTGAAGGTGGCCAACCTTTCCCAGGTCAAGACGGGCCAGCCCATCACCTTCAACTACCCCGACGCCTCCTCCCCCGCCATCCTGGTCAAGCTCGGCCGGCCCGCCATCGGCGGGGTGGGGCGGGAGCGGGACATCGTGGCCTTCTCCGCCCTCTGCACCCACATGGGCTGCCCCGTCCAGTACGAGGGAGGCCGCTTCCTCTGCCGCTGCCACTACTCCATGTTTGACCCCGCCAAGGCGGGCCAGCCCTACCAGGGCCTGGCCAGCTCCTGGCTCCCCCAGATTCCCCTTCGCGTGGACGGCAAGGGCGACATCTACGCCGTGGCCGTGGCGGGCCTCATCTGGGGCCGCGTGAAGAACGTGTGAGGAGGT
This region of Thermus thermophilus genomic DNA includes:
- a CDS encoding DUF11 domain-containing protein, which encodes MRAILVLLVLLPGLAQAQVVTPFAKRFEANERGEIRMVGNTLMCAQGSGTYGCNTTTMNNPNANNNTNMVFLNADPANPTWPTGRGGSSAAQLSLPPGAQVLWAGLYWGARAGQSASGRNTIYLKPPGATAYQAITGSLLGTITTQGTSTSRPYVAFADVTGLVASAGSGTYWVGGILAQTGNDGLGYYAGWSLVVVYRDPSATFKNLVVYDGLASVSSGNNVLITLSGFLTPLVGPVNARVGAVAYEGDGGITGDQLLLNGSALSDAQNPVNNFFNSSISDLGSRFTNKTPDFVNQMAVDVDLVDATGRIPNGATSATVQFTSSQDVYFPAVMAFAVDLYLPDLVTTFTKTVSDLNGGDLRVGDLLEYAVSFTNTGLDGATNVVVVDPIPAGTQYVPGSLRVVQNALGAPTGTFTDAPGDDIAEYSPSCPEAGGGPCVRFRLGTGANASQGGLIPPGQGAEVRFRVQVLPEAAGSTLVNTARVNYNAQTLGTSYSKEATVSASVTVVGFTLAGQVYHDLEPNGLKSPGESWSDGATVWVKLLQGGSVVAQVQVDPGSGVFSFTGVAPGSYTLFLDDNNNLSDTTPTPPSGWLFVNPPSGSLSLNVSQNLSGLDFGLFHGARLVGTVFYDDGEGGGAANDAWQTGGERGVPGVAVTAQGSAARSATTDGQGRYVLYVPWNFGSFTLSHPLRPATGWNDGSTAHKVPSWAGAQNPAFPTLDAAAIAGTEVARNFGVVRESRFYPPQTGQTASPGVVVYPHLYRPGTLGSLTLSLANAPSWPVQVRVDGNCDGDFDDPGEGFASLPQTLPVGPSWPREADGSLKACALEARVLVPPGVPAGAVDVALLQGALAWANNPGVVDLRSLADTTTVSGGEVRLEKKVRNVTQGTGFGTVGEGRPGEVLEYCVAYRNLGTAPVSQFLLTDPIPFFTDPLPSVPDYGGKAIRWSHGSATLYLTASPADDAGEISGGVVRVEVGNVGPGEAGEVCYRAQIR
- a CDS encoding IS5 family transposase (programmed frameshift); its protein translation is MSSRRSYPSDLSDAEWALLEPLIPAPKPGGRPAKVPRREIVNAILYVLENGIKWRAMPHDLPHWSTVYHYFRKWQKEGIWEKAVQALARQDREREGRQASPSALVMDSQSVKTTEKGGPEGNDGAKKVKGRKRQILTDTGGRLLKAFVHPANEHDKRGGEALLLGMDLSLWPRVRKLFVDWGYRGLKGLASSLGLELEVVARPYAGVRGVWVREGEKAPELPRERGFKPLPKRWVVERTFAWLGRNRRLAKDYEANPGVSEAWVYLGMLRLLVKRLARAA
- a CDS encoding ArsR/SmtB family transcription factor, producing MRGKDVTQGRLEALAHPARVAMVRLLAELPDEHTARDPRCGTAYGVCFCHLQEKTGLSAPTVSHHLRILREAGLVEGVRVGRWTYYRLRPGALEALAHELLRLAQQARKALEAERAV
- a CDS encoding arsenate reductase (azurin) small subunit, translated to MAQTLSRRRFVQLTAAATALFAAGGKAQLWYAPSLTYPAVKVANLSQVKTGQPITFNYPDASSPAILVKLGRPAIGGVGRERDIVAFSALCTHMGCPVQYEGGRFLCRCHYSMFDPAKAGQPYQGLASSWLPQIPLRVDGKGDIYAVAVAGLIWGRVKNV